A segment of the Trifolium pratense cultivar HEN17-A07 linkage group LG7, ARS_RC_1.1, whole genome shotgun sequence genome:
GAGCAAATTTTTATGTAATTGGAGTCTCAATGGGTTCATATGCTACTTGGAGTTGTCTAAAATATTTGCCCCACAGGTACATAATAATACAATACAAACACTCAAAACATGTATTACTAAGTTTTCCGCTTAGGCTTAGTTATATTCATTTGTAGCATCGACACTTCTGATTAAATACATGTCTGGTGTCTGACATGTGTCAATTTCGTATCTGATGTTTCATATCTTTGAGCAGGCTTGCGGGGTTGGCACTGATAGCACCAGTTATCAATTACAGATGGCCTTCTCTCCCTGGTAGTTTAGTAAGAGAGGACTATAGGAGGAGATTTATTAAGTGGGCACTGTGGCTTGCAAATCACTGTCCTAAACTATTGCATTGGTGGGTCACTCAAAAGTGGCTACCTTCAACTGCTGTCATAGAAAAAAATCCAacatttttcaacaaaaatgatATAGATATTTTGAAGACTATTCCAGGGTTCCCAATGTTATCAAAGGTAATGCACTTTAAAAACATCATTAAGTACAATCAGTTTAAGGTAAAATAATCCATGTTGATGAAAATGTCTTTAGTACTAGGGTTGTATTGTCTTTCATTAGCAATCCCACGTATTCACGTAGTCAGTACACCAGTAAGAATATGTGGAACTGCCGAGTGCAGGCAATCCACATTCTTTAGTACTATGTAAGAGTTAGGTGGAAGGACTAACTACTATATAGCTAAGATACAAATAAAGTTatgtatctagtccatattATGGTTCAAATACATCACTTTTTCAATTTaccaaaaaagtcaaatttgcttataatagtgaccagagggagtactattttaaaaatgtaattaataGTCTTTCAATATTCTAAAGtgataaataatttgaaacCGACCTATTTATAACTCACAACCCTTAATATGAGATGGAAGAACAGAAGAAGTACTTGTTTTATGTGAATGCAATTTTGCTATGAAGGTAATGTTGATGATGTTATGTTCCAACATACAGGACAGATTAAGGGAACAAGTTGTTTTCGACACACTTCGCCATGATTGGAGAGTAGCTTTTGGAAAATGGGAATTTGATCCAATGAAGCTAAGCAATCCATTCCCTAACAAACAAAGTTCATTTCACATTTGGCATGGATATGAAGATAAAGTTGTTCCTTCTGAATTACAAAGATTTGTTTCAGGGAAGCTACCTTGGATTCAATATCATGAAGTACATGATGGTGGCCATTTAATTGTATACTATAAGGGATTATGTGAAGCTATTTTGAAGTCACTTTTACTTGGTCAAGAAAATCATGCATATAAACCTAGATCATCTTTGTTATTCAAAGATGAATGCTACCAAGAAATCTAGcacactttttttattttacacatTTGTTCATTTAGATGAGTCTCACTTATTAGGCGAGACAGATATAAACTTTGTCTAATAATCAAATTTGTGCTATAAAAAGTGTGTTAGATTGTATGTTACTAGTAAAAATTTTCAATGTCATGATTTCATTATTTAATTCATATTAACATTTGTTTAATATAATGTCAATTGTATAAAATGTCAATGTGTGTAAATTACATCTGTTATTGGTATGCTGCAGACTTATACTGATACAAATCAAGATATTGAAATCGCCGCTCCATTTTCACCGCCCCTAGTATGCTAGTTTATCCGTTGTACCACTtgacaattttcatttttacaaGATCATGTTTTCATTGATACATTCATTACTACTACTACTGTATCAGCCGTAATTTGGCCTCTACGATTAGTATAAATAAGGCCGATCCGTTTTTCATCCAAGATGGAACTAACTTTTTAACTATACTAACTAACTAATATAACTGCCCCTATAACAGCTA
Coding sequences within it:
- the LOC123898027 gene encoding uncharacterized protein LOC123898027 isoform X2 gives rise to the protein MKIMRHFLKLLTENKHGQTRKLCRGFCLGTQLSPNQDDSTDEFSLVSPKIRLRDGRNLAYVERGVPKDKATYKIIIVHGFGSSKEMNFSAPQELIDELGIYLLQYDRAGYGESDPNPKRSLKSEALDIEELADQLQIGANFYVIGVSMGSYATWSCLKYLPHRLAGLALIAPVINYRWPSLPGSLVREDYRRRFIKWALWLANHCPKLLHWWVTQKWLPSTAVIEKNPTFFNKNDIDILKTIPGFPMLSKDRLREQVVFDTLRHDWRVAFGKWEFDPMKLSNPFPNKQSSFHIWHGYEDKVVPSELQRFVSGKLPWIQYHEVHDGGHLIVYYKGLCEAILKSLLLGQENHAYKPRSSLLFKDECYQEI
- the LOC123898027 gene encoding uncharacterized protein LOC123898027 isoform X1, whose amino-acid sequence is MKIMRHFLKLLTENKHGQTRKLCRGFCLLSPNQDDSTDEFSLVSPKIRLRDGRNLAYVERGVPKDKATYKIIIVHGFGSSKEMNFSAPQELIDELGIYLLQYDRAGYGESDPNPKRSLKSEALDIEELADQLQIGANFYVIGVSMGSYATWSCLKYLPHRLAGLALIAPVINYRWPSLPGSLVREDYRRRFIKWALWLANHCPKLLHWWVTQKWLPSTAVIEKNPTFFNKNDIDILKTIPGFPMLSKDRLREQVVFDTLRHDWRVAFGKWEFDPMKLSNPFPNKQSSFHIWHGYEDKVVPSELQRFVSGKLPWIQYHEVHDGGHLIVYYKGLCEAILKSLLLGQENHAYKPRSSLLFKDECYQEI